Proteins encoded together in one Pantoea sp. CCBC3-3-1 window:
- a CDS encoding ABC transporter permease, whose product MNLQPSNQGHQLAVLLRIGLRNLWRRPLYLAAILTSFIFLSVIVTSLFSLREGLISALESSAEPGLYFAQSKDSSAELTSTITRTQAAQLSRLPGVIALSPEWVVLARLSPDNTEKEYLVRGVTPAAFTLLNANSLPLLRLTSGRLFQPGQNELLVGASLAQHYPAFRPGATIRLHEREWKIVGEFSTGGSPRQSEFLADLEHIRTSWGAGLDYNLVAFTGSASDAREYQQAMAGSLSDRVTISDSRTHYAGGSEGLSQMLLGFGLLFSLLAAISVTAGIIALCESLIANQQDQLAMLLLLGYGRIIGASYLCQIVLPGLAGALAGSLLSMLLFNGITFTTFDHARELVFPLVVSVRIQIISVAYGVLVSFIASLFVLRAISAATKGK is encoded by the coding sequence ATGAACTTGCAACCTTCAAACCAGGGACACCAGCTAGCCGTGCTGCTGAGGATTGGCCTGCGTAACCTGTGGCGGCGACCGCTTTATCTTGCCGCCATCCTGACCAGCTTTATTTTTCTTTCGGTGATTGTCACCTCGCTGTTTTCCCTGCGTGAAGGGCTGATTAGCGCGCTGGAATCCAGCGCGGAACCGGGACTCTATTTTGCCCAGAGCAAAGATTCCTCCGCTGAACTCACCAGCACGATAACGCGCACTCAGGCTGCGCAGCTTTCGCGCCTGCCTGGCGTGATCGCACTGTCGCCTGAGTGGGTGGTACTGGCGCGCCTGAGTCCTGACAACACAGAAAAAGAGTATCTGGTGCGTGGCGTTACGCCTGCTGCCTTTACGCTGCTAAATGCCAACAGCCTGCCGCTGCTAAGGCTGACAAGCGGCAGGCTGTTCCAGCCGGGACAGAACGAGCTGTTGGTCGGGGCTTCGCTGGCACAGCACTATCCGGCTTTTCGACCCGGCGCGACGATTCGCCTGCATGAGCGCGAATGGAAAATTGTCGGCGAGTTTTCCACCGGAGGATCGCCACGTCAGTCTGAGTTCCTTGCCGATCTGGAACATATCCGCACCAGTTGGGGAGCCGGGCTTGATTACAACCTGGTCGCTTTTACCGGTAGCGCCAGCGATGCCAGGGAGTATCAGCAAGCGATGGCCGGTTCGCTCAGCGACAGGGTAACTATCAGCGACAGCCGGACGCACTATGCGGGCGGCAGCGAAGGACTAAGCCAGATGCTGCTGGGATTTGGGCTGCTCTTTTCACTACTGGCGGCGATTTCGGTGACAGCAGGCATTATCGCGCTCTGCGAATCGCTAATTGCTAACCAGCAGGATCAGTTGGCGATGCTGCTACTGCTGGGGTACGGCCGGATTATCGGCGCATCTTACCTCTGCCAGATAGTTCTGCCTGGCCTGGCTGGTGCATTGGCGGGTTCATTACTGAGTATGTTGTTATTTAACGGCATTACTTTTACTACTTTCGACCACGCGCGCGAGCTGGTATTTCCGCTGGTGGTGAGCGTCAGGATCCAGATAATCAGTGTCGCTTATGGCGTACTGGTCAGCTTTATCGCTTCGCTGTTTGTGCTACGCGCTATCAGCGCCGCGACCAAGGGGAAATAA